From Varibaculum massiliense, a single genomic window includes:
- a CDS encoding ABC transporter ATP-binding protein, with protein MDGLTISQARVQYGQVEAVKDLSIEVPLGTVTALLGPSGCGKSSLLRAIAGLEPLAAGSISWRGRNMEQVPVHQRHFGMMFQDGQLFPSRNVSGNIAYGIAHLPKVKRQEKVTELLDSVGLSGYQDRTIDTLSGGQAQRVALARCLAPQPELLLLDEPLSALDRALREELVITLRNIIRSLELTVVYVTHDQDEAFSLADQIVIMDQGKILALNSAEEIWTHPGSQAAASFLGYRPFLSAEAAAEFGIEIGEREQLAVAPGGLKMCLAEQGVAATARDLRVRRGKYLAEVAWRQGSEEYSGQAEAGLGLHLSKKQTSQEVGLQIQRSETCVVPVSS; from the coding sequence ATGGATGGCTTAACTATTTCCCAAGCGCGGGTGCAATATGGGCAGGTGGAAGCGGTTAAAGATCTCAGTATCGAGGTTCCGCTAGGTACGGTAACTGCGCTCCTGGGACCTTCGGGGTGCGGAAAGTCTTCGCTCCTGCGCGCAATTGCGGGACTGGAACCTTTAGCGGCAGGCAGTATTTCTTGGCGCGGACGCAATATGGAGCAGGTACCGGTACATCAACGTCACTTCGGAATGATGTTCCAAGATGGACAACTTTTTCCCAGTCGCAATGTAAGCGGCAATATCGCCTATGGAATTGCGCATCTTCCTAAAGTGAAAAGGCAAGAAAAAGTTACAGAACTACTGGATAGTGTGGGTTTAAGTGGTTATCAAGATCGCACTATTGACACCCTCTCTGGTGGGCAAGCCCAGCGAGTGGCGCTAGCGCGCTGTCTAGCTCCCCAGCCTGAGCTGCTACTGCTAGACGAACCTTTGTCTGCTCTTGATCGGGCGTTGCGCGAGGAGCTGGTGATTACCCTGCGTAACATTATCCGGAGCCTGGAATTAACGGTCGTCTATGTAACCCATGATCAAGATGAAGCATTTTCCTTGGCAGACCAGATAGTGATTATGGATCAAGGCAAAATCTTGGCGCTAAATAGTGCCGAGGAAATCTGGACTCATCCCGGTTCCCAAGCTGCAGCCTCCTTCCTGGGGTATCGTCCCTTCCTCAGCGCTGAAGCTGCGGCAGAATTCGGCATAGAGATTGGTGAGCGCGAACAGCTAGCAGTAGCGCCGGGAGGATTAAAAATGTGCCTGGCGGAGCAAGGGGTTGCGGCTACCGCTCGAGATTTGCGGGTGCGGCGGGGAAAATATTTGGCTGAAGTTGCTTGGCGACAGGGCAGTGAAGAATATTCCGGACAGGCAGAGGCAGGATTAGGTCTACATTTGTCTAAAAAGCAAACTTCGCAAGAGGTGGGTTTACAGATTCAGCGTTCGGAAACCTGCGTAGTGCCAGTTTCTTCCTGA